The following proteins come from a genomic window of Caldisericia bacterium:
- a CDS encoding MazG nucleotide pyrophosphohydrolase domain-containing protein, whose protein sequence is MEEEREIIREIIDFQNYLKNQYGFDWDNAYGVLEKLEEEIKELREAINKNDNKNIEEEFGDIIITIVNLSRFLDLDIIDSLKKSFEKFKDRFEKMKKLAEEKNLNLKELKINQLDLLWEESK, encoded by the coding sequence ATGGAAGAAGAGAGAGAGATTATAAGAGAGATAATTGATTTCCAGAATTATCTTAAAAATCAATATGGATTTGATTGGGATAATGCATATGGTGTTTTAGAAAAACTTGAAGAGGAGATTAAAGAATTAAGAGAAGCCATAAATAAAAATGATAATAAGAATATAGAAGAAGAGTTTGGAGACATAATAATTACAATTGTTAATTTATCAAGATTTTTAGATTTAGATATAATTGATTCTCTTAAAAAAAGTTTTGAAAAATTTAAAGATAGATTTGAAAAGATGAAAAAATTGGCAGAAGAGAAAAATCTGAATTTGAAAGAATTAAAAATCAATCAACTTGATTTGCTTTGGGAAGAATCAAAATAA
- a CDS encoding class II aldolase/adducin family protein, with the protein MFDKKEFIEIIKLLWKRGLIGGYGGNISVKQGDLLLITPSGVNKSFLKEDDLITINMNGEVIDGKRKPSSEILMHLEIYKKREDIGAIIHSHPSYSVAICISDVEITREILPETIIYLGKIGFVKYIKPGTQDLANAVSESLIDGDASFMENHGVVVVGKNLIDAYSKIELLEEFSKSLIFSKIIGKTKKLPVEDSKYFYEVYKYLRKI; encoded by the coding sequence ATGTTTGATAAAAAAGAATTTATTGAAATAATTAAATTACTTTGGAAAAGAGGATTAATTGGAGGTTATGGTGGAAATATATCAGTAAAACAAGGCGACTTGCTTCTCATAACTCCATCAGGAGTAAATAAAAGTTTTTTAAAAGAAGATGATCTCATTACAATTAATATGAATGGTGAAGTTATAGATGGGAAAAGAAAACCATCATCTGAAATACTTATGCATTTAGAAATATACAAAAAAAGAGAGGATATAGGAGCAATAATTCACTCTCATCCCTCTTATTCTGTTGCAATTTGCATAAGTGATGTAGAAATTACAAGAGAAATTTTACCTGAGACAATAATTTATCTTGGGAAAATTGGTTTTGTAAAATATATAAAACCTGGAACTCAAGATCTTGCAAATGCAGTAAGTGAAAGTTTAATAGATGGAGATGCATCTTTTATGGAAAATCACGGAGTTGTCGTAGTTGGTAAAAATTTAATTGATGCTTATAGTAAAATAGAACTTCTTGAAGAGTTTTCAAAATCTTTAATTTTCTCAAAAATAATAGGCAAAACCAAAAAACTTCCTGTAGAAGATTCAAAGTATTTTTATGAAGTTTATAAATATTTGAGAAAAATATAA
- the rnhC gene encoding ribonuclease HIII, producing the protein MENFSKYIGIDESGKGDFFGNIVVAGVIFDKTKEEFFKDLNVRDSKKIEDKRIKFLAKEIKKNLFYEIVSITPKKFNELYKSFKNINVFLAWAYSKVILNLLKIEKVSLILIDKFTTKNYIDLFLKNKNINVERIEIIKGERDPAIACASIVARDSFLTSLTILERKWGFSFPKGGGEIVDKSGIEFVKKFGIEKLNEVAKINFRNYKKILELLNKEKLFDGGCDV; encoded by the coding sequence TTGGAGAACTTTTCTAAATATATTGGAATAGATGAATCTGGAAAAGGAGATTTTTTTGGAAATATTGTTGTTGCAGGAGTTATTTTTGACAAAACAAAAGAGGAGTTCTTCAAAGATTTAAATGTTAGAGATTCAAAAAAAATTGAAGATAAAAGGATAAAATTCTTAGCAAAAGAAATAAAAAAGAATTTATTTTATGAGATTGTTTCTATTACCCCAAAAAAATTTAATGAATTATATAAAAGTTTTAAAAATATAAATGTTTTTCTTGCTTGGGCTTATAGTAAGGTTATTTTAAATCTTCTTAAAATAGAAAAGGTTTCTCTTATTTTGATAGATAAATTCACAACAAAAAATTACATTGATCTATTTTTAAAAAATAAAAATATAAATGTTGAAAGAATAGAAATTATAAAAGGAGAAAGAGACCCTGCAATTGCTTGTGCATCAATAGTTGCTAGAGATTCATTTTTAACTTCTTTAACTATATTAGAGAGAAAATGGGGCTTTTCTTTTCCAAAAGGTGGAGGAGAGATTGTTGATAAAAGTGGTATTGAATTTGTAAAAAAATTTGGGATTGAAAAATTAAATGAAGTTGCAAAGATAAATTTTAGAAATTATAAAAAAATTTTGGAATTATTAAATAAAGAAAAACTCTTTGATGGAGGATGTGATGTTTGA
- the hutH gene encoding histidine ammonia-lyase, giving the protein MAKLLIDGNSLTIDDTISVARFRKSVELSPYAIDKIDDARRVVENLSKKDEPIYGINTGLGKLCNIKISKENLLKLQENIVHSHTINIKPFASKEVVRGTMLIRANSLAKGYSGIRREIIERIILFLNEDVIPYITQKGSLGASGDLIPLAALAGFLMGEGKGIYKGKEYKSIEIHNKLNIKPFTFLEKEVLSLINGTSFSLAIASIATYDAKQILKNAIISSALSMEALLASTTPFHPLIHKSKPQTGQGVIAYAINTLLEGSTLINSVKEKVQDSYVIRCIPQIYGSIYNTLKFVEKNLTIELNSASDNPLVFPEENLILSGGNFHGSFISTNCDFLSIELTILSNNIERRINRLLNPNLSNGLPAFLIENSGLNTGLMLLQYLAASLVSENKILSYPASVTSISVSSDQEDDTSMSSNSARKLRQIVDNLFTIIAIEFIAAVQALSFRRGKLGRGTSEAYKILRDIYQPITKDENLTRVIEKVKEVVFDESIIREVEKEVGELF; this is encoded by the coding sequence ATGGCTAAATTACTTATTGATGGAAATAGTTTAACAATAGATGATACTATATCTGTAGCAAGATTTAGAAAAAGTGTTGAACTTTCTCCCTATGCAATAGATAAAATTGATGACGCAAGAAGAGTTGTTGAAAATCTATCAAAAAAGGATGAACCTATTTATGGAATAAATACAGGTCTTGGAAAACTATGTAATATAAAAATTAGCAAAGAGAATTTATTAAAATTACAGGAAAATATTGTTCACTCTCATACCATAAATATAAAACCATTTGCTTCGAAAGAGGTTGTTAGAGGAACAATGCTTATTAGAGCAAATTCACTAGCAAAAGGTTATTCTGGAATAAGGAGAGAGATAATTGAAAGAATAATTCTTTTTTTAAACGAAGATGTGATACCATATATTACACAAAAAGGATCTCTTGGGGCATCAGGGGATCTTATTCCTCTTGCAGCCCTTGCAGGATTTTTAATGGGTGAGGGAAAGGGTATTTATAAAGGAAAAGAATATAAATCAATTGAAATTCATAATAAATTGAATATTAAACCTTTCACATTTTTAGAAAAAGAGGTTCTTTCTTTAATTAATGGAACTTCTTTTTCTCTTGCAATAGCCTCAATTGCAACATATGATGCAAAACAAATACTTAAAAATGCAATAATTTCAAGTGCATTGAGTATGGAGGCACTTCTTGCTTCAACTACACCTTTCCATCCATTGATTCATAAATCAAAACCTCAAACAGGACAAGGAGTTATTGCTTATGCAATAAATACGCTTCTTGAAGGTAGTACATTAATAAATTCAGTTAAAGAAAAAGTGCAAGATTCATATGTAATAAGGTGTATACCTCAAATTTATGGATCAATCTATAATACCTTAAAATTTGTTGAAAAAAATTTAACAATAGAACTTAATTCTGCATCAGATAATCCACTTGTTTTTCCTGAAGAAAATCTTATTCTTTCTGGTGGAAATTTTCATGGTTCTTTTATATCAACAAATTGTGATTTTCTATCAATAGAATTAACAATTTTAAGCAATAATATTGAAAGAAGAATAAATAGACTCCTTAATCCCAATCTATCAAATGGTCTTCCTGCTTTTTTAATTGAAAACAGTGGACTCAATACAGGTCTTATGCTACTTCAATATCTTGCGGCGTCTCTTGTTAGTGAAAATAAAATTCTTTCATATCCAGCATCGGTTACTTCTATTTCTGTTTCAAGCGATCAAGAAGATGATACAAGTATGTCAAGCAATTCAGCAAGAAAGTTAAGGCAAATTGTTGACAATTTATTTACAATAATTGCTATAGAATTTATAGCAGCAGTTCAAGCACTATCATTTAGAAGAGGGAAATTGGGAAGAGGCACATCTGAAGCATATAAAATTTTAAGGGATATATACCAACCAATAACAAAAGATGAAAATTTAACAAGAGTTATTGAAAAAGTAAAAGAAGTTGTTTTTGATGAAAGTATAATTAGAGAGGTTGAAAAAGAAGTTGGAGAACTTTTCTAA
- a CDS encoding manganese efflux pump MntP family protein has product MINLNKDSLNIVSILLIGIALSMDAFAVGLSCGITKRRFNFNYPFKISFSFGFFQFGMVVIGYLIGIRLLNFIKDYDHWVAFFILFFVGIKMIYESFKNECEKKINIDNFITLLILSIATSIDAFAVGISLSLLKIKILFPSIFIGITTFTLTLISIYSGFFLGKIFKRGAEIFGGLILISIGIKILLEHVF; this is encoded by the coding sequence ATGATTAATTTAAACAAAGATAGTCTAAATATAGTTTCTATTTTATTAATAGGTATTGCACTTTCTATGGATGCCTTTGCTGTTGGATTATCATGTGGGATTACAAAAAGGAGATTTAATTTTAATTATCCATTTAAAATCTCTTTTTCATTTGGATTTTTTCAATTTGGGATGGTTGTGATTGGATATTTAATTGGAATTAGACTATTAAATTTTATAAAAGATTATGATCATTGGGTTGCTTTTTTTATATTATTTTTTGTTGGTATTAAAATGATTTATGAAAGTTTTAAGAATGAATGTGAAAAGAAAATAAATATTGATAATTTCATTACACTTCTTATTCTTTCAATCGCAACAAGTATTGATGCTTTTGCTGTAGGAATATCCTTATCGCTTCTAAAAATCAAAATTTTATTTCCATCAATTTTTATTGGAATAACAACTTTCACTCTAACTTTAATCTCAATTTATTCAGGTTTTTTTCTTGGAAAAATTTTTAAAAGAGGAGCAGAAATTTTTGGTGGATTGATATTGATTTCAATAGGTATTAAAATTTTATTAGAACATGTCTTTTAA
- a CDS encoding arsenate reductase ArsC, with protein MNKKKVLFICTHNSARSQMAEGIMNSLLNDKFVAFSAGTKPTSVNPYAIKVMEEIGINIKNHRSKSILEFKGEKFDYVVTVCDSAKENCPFFPGAKEYLHQSFEDPSSFEGSEEEKLNKFREIRDEIKKFILEKFGG; from the coding sequence ATGAATAAAAAGAAAGTATTATTTATATGTACCCATAATTCTGCGAGATCACAAATGGCTGAAGGAATTATGAATTCTCTTCTTAATGATAAATTTGTTGCATTTAGTGCTGGAACAAAACCAACTTCAGTTAATCCATATGCTATAAAAGTTATGGAAGAAATTGGAATTAATATTAAAAATCACAGATCAAAAAGCATTTTGGAATTCAAAGGAGAAAAATTTGATTATGTAGTTACTGTTTGTGATAGTGCTAAAGAAAATTGCCCTTTCTTTCCTGGTGCTAAAGAATATTTGCACCAAAGTTTTGAAGATCCATCTTCATTTGAAGGAAGTGAGGAGGAAAAATTAAATAAATTTAGAGAGATTAGAGATGAAATAAAAAAATTTATATTAGAAAAATTTGGAGGTTAA
- a CDS encoding stalk domain-containing protein has translation MNKKILIIFILLFSIFICENSFSKSFPAKPINLKVIQEDYKVRLTWEIEKKDETIQYFEIYKGESEKNLSFLGKTYNKDQMYFLDYSIILDKTYFYMVKSVDNNGNYSDPSNVVSIKIVDDKPPELRLIKPEQNNYYTNDENLYLLIGVRDSMSGLKDLLVNGVKINQCGCSTFDANYKLIEGKNEFIITAEDNRGNSSKYILVVFLDKTPPKLITNIPLETYEDNLKVVGKIYDEGIGVKTASLNNIELNLNKDGNFETYVLLKEGINELKFILVDKLNNQKEEVYKVTYIKRKILKLQIGNKIMYVNDSPQEIDVPPQIIEGRTLLPIRWVAEPLGAEVNWDGVEKKITVSLKSNVIELWIGKNKARVNGIETPIDPNNPKVVPMIIKGRTMLPVRFVAENLGCKVDWDGATKTITITYPGY, from the coding sequence ATGAACAAGAAAATTTTAATTATATTTATTTTATTATTCTCAATTTTTATATGTGAGAACTCATTTTCAAAATCCTTTCCTGCAAAACCAATAAATTTAAAGGTAATTCAAGAAGATTATAAAGTTAGATTAACTTGGGAAATTGAAAAGAAAGATGAAACAATTCAATATTTTGAAATATATAAAGGGGAGAGCGAAAAAAATTTAAGTTTTTTAGGAAAAACTTATAATAAAGACCAAATGTATTTTCTAGATTACTCAATAATTCTTGATAAAACTTACTTTTATATGGTTAAATCAGTAGATAATAATGGAAACTATTCAGATCCCTCAAATGTAGTCTCAATTAAAATAGTAGATGATAAACCACCTGAATTGAGGTTAATTAAACCAGAACAAAACAATTATTACACAAATGATGAAAATCTATATCTTTTAATTGGTGTTAGAGATAGCATGAGTGGACTTAAAGATCTTCTTGTTAATGGAGTAAAAATAAATCAATGTGGTTGTTCAACTTTTGATGCAAATTATAAATTAATAGAAGGAAAAAATGAGTTTATTATAACTGCTGAGGACAATCGAGGAAATAGTTCGAAATATATTTTAGTGGTTTTTCTTGATAAAACGCCCCCAAAATTAATTACAAACATACCACTTGAAACATATGAAGATAATTTAAAAGTTGTTGGAAAGATTTATGATGAAGGGATAGGTGTAAAAACTGCATCACTTAATAATATTGAATTAAATTTAAATAAAGATGGAAATTTTGAAACATATGTACTATTAAAAGAAGGAATTAATGAATTGAAGTTTATACTTGTTGATAAATTAAATAATCAAAAGGAAGAGGTATATAAAGTAACCTATATTAAAAGAAAAATTTTAAAACTCCAAATTGGAAATAAAATTATGTATGTTAATGATTCTCCCCAAGAAATAGATGTGCCACCCCAGATAATTGAAGGAAGAACACTTCTTCCAATAAGGTGGGTAGCTGAACCATTAGGAGCAGAAGTTAACTGGGATGGAGTAGAAAAGAAAATAACTGTTAGTTTAAAGAGTAATGTAATTGAACTTTGGATTGGCAAAAACAAAGCAAGAGTTAATGGAATAGAAACTCCAATTGATCCAAATAATCCAAAAGTAGTACCTATGATTATTAAAGGAAGAACAATGCTTCCTGTAAGATTTGTAGCAGAAAATTTAGGTTGTAAAGTGGATTGGGATGGAGCAACTAAAACTATAACAATTACTTATCCAGGATATTAA
- a CDS encoding 2-hydroxyacyl-CoA dehydratase family protein gives MNLKDLNEIREFFYENFKKSLNDSHVFFYFCSYIPVEIIYASNYKPVRFITDSIQFTHSDEVSPKYICPYLKSTIEFLINNNLDRKNFIFTDGCDSSRRIYEIYKDLGFLNNSFYIKIPFNESESDINFLKIQFENLFKTINGNIDNEKLINSINLYNEGRKKLKSLIVNYKEASINIFYLNLLFHIMDIKEFLNLNPEFYKESKKEKEGSFYLLSTIFPLSFIEYLYSLRYEIYYDDSCFGYKNLELVKDYLKDPIYSLAKYYIKREGCARRRVLEEKIDRIIQRFKEFSLDGVIVYNLKYCDPLIFYLPLIKEKLNREKIPILIIEDDYSMNIKGQIRTRIEAFMEMLK, from the coding sequence ATGAATTTAAAAGATTTAAATGAGATAAGGGAATTCTTCTATGAAAATTTTAAAAAGAGTTTAAATGATTCACATGTCTTTTTTTATTTTTGTTCATATATACCAGTTGAAATCATATATGCATCAAATTATAAACCAGTGAGGTTTATTACTGATTCAATTCAGTTTACTCATTCTGATGAAGTTTCTCCAAAATATATCTGTCCATATTTAAAGAGTACAATTGAATTTTTAATTAATAACAATTTAGATAGAAAAAATTTTATATTTACTGATGGATGTGATTCATCAAGAAGAATTTATGAAATTTATAAAGATTTAGGATTTTTAAATAATAGTTTTTACATAAAAATTCCATTTAATGAAAGTGAGAGTGATATAAATTTTTTAAAAATTCAATTTGAAAATCTTTTTAAAACAATTAATGGAAATATAGATAATGAGAAATTAATTAATTCAATAAATTTATATAATGAGGGAAGAAAAAAATTGAAAAGTTTAATAGTTAATTATAAAGAGGCAAGTATAAATATTTTCTATCTTAATTTGTTATTTCATATAATGGATATAAAAGAATTCTTAAATCTTAATCCAGAGTTTTATAAAGAAAGTAAAAAAGAAAAAGAAGGAAGTTTTTATTTACTTTCAACAATATTTCCGTTAAGTTTTATTGAATATCTATATTCTTTAAGATATGAAATTTATTACGATGATTCTTGTTTTGGTTATAAAAATTTAGAACTTGTAAAAGATTACTTAAAAGATCCAATTTATTCACTTGCGAAATATTATATAAAAAGAGAGGGCTGTGCAAGAAGAAGGGTTTTGGAAGAAAAAATTGATAGGATTATTCAAAGATTTAAAGAGTTTTCTTTAGATGGTGTTATTGTTTATAATTTAAAATATTGCGATCCACTAATTTTTTATCTTCCACTTATAAAAGAGAAATTAAATAGAGAAAAAATTCCCATACTTATAATTGAAGATGATTATTCTATGAATATAAAAGGACAAATTAGAACTAGAATAGAAGCATTTATGGAGATGTTAAAATGA